One part of the Terrimicrobium sacchariphilum genome encodes these proteins:
- a CDS encoding DNA-3-methyladenine glycosylase family protein, translating to MAIPPCCKVRAREFDLKRTLESGQVFHAMPVGKGWQVLADRTPFYIEQDGEWLLVEEGREELIARYFSFDHPLEVIYEEFPKDSFSTAALHSCRGLRIIRQPRWECVGTFITSPMKQVSHIRQISLTLRERYGKKVPGSLINAYPTPDALAALKEEDLRDCKLGFRAKGLLGTARAVAEETIDLEAIASLPTPEVRKALCTLPGVGRKVANCILLFAYERLDAVPVDVWIGRILLAMRKRKGSNLTLEKYSARKFGIYAGYVQQYLFHHARITKTLPAA from the coding sequence ATGGCGATCCCGCCCTGCTGTAAGGTCCGGGCTCGGGAATTCGATCTGAAGCGTACGCTGGAAAGCGGTCAGGTCTTTCATGCCATGCCGGTCGGAAAAGGCTGGCAGGTGCTGGCGGATCGCACGCCTTTTTACATCGAGCAGGACGGCGAGTGGCTCCTCGTGGAAGAAGGGAGGGAGGAGTTGATAGCCAGGTACTTCTCTTTCGATCACCCGCTGGAGGTCATCTACGAGGAGTTCCCCAAGGACTCCTTCAGTACTGCGGCTCTGCACTCGTGCCGCGGGTTGCGCATCATCCGCCAGCCTCGCTGGGAGTGCGTCGGCACCTTTATTACCTCTCCGATGAAGCAGGTGAGCCATATCCGGCAAATCTCCCTCACCCTGCGCGAACGGTATGGGAAAAAGGTTCCAGGCTCCTTGATCAACGCGTATCCCACTCCAGACGCGCTCGCCGCCTTGAAGGAGGAGGATTTGCGGGACTGTAAACTGGGGTTCCGTGCCAAGGGACTCCTCGGCACCGCGCGCGCTGTGGCGGAAGAAACCATCGACCTTGAGGCCATTGCATCGCTGCCCACCCCGGAAGTACGCAAGGCTCTCTGCACTCTCCCCGGAGTCGGACGCAAGGTGGCCAACTGCATCCTGCTCTTTGCCTACGAACGTCTGGATGCCGTGCCCGTCGATGTGTGGATCGGTCGCATCCTCCTCGCCATGCGCAAACGCAAGGGTTCGAACCTCACCCTGGAGAAATATTCCGCCCGGAAATTCGGCATCTACGCGGGATATGTGCAGCAATATCTTTTCCACCACGCCCGAATCACCAAGACTCTGCCCGCAGCATGA
- the miaB gene encoding tRNA (N6-isopentenyl adenosine(37)-C2)-methylthiotransferase MiaB, whose protein sequence is MPNVYIKTYGCQMNERDSDHVARSLVARGYQMVNDEQDADVILLNTCSVRDMAEQKAIGKMGMLQRLREKRPHLVFGYLGCMAQSRGEELLKTSPNVDLVAGTQKFHRVADYVDELIRRKMETRMDNERLAIVDVEEEAGSQSHIREHLDAAQQATAFVSIMQGCNMHCAFCIVPQTRGAERGRTIEDIVTEVRGLAAQGVREVTLLGQIVNLYGRHEFEKRDGISPFVQLIEAVCAVEEIARVRFTSPHPIGFREDLVNAFNRLPKLVEHVHLPLQSGSDRILKAMRRGYTAEKYLKLVERLREARPGIAITTDIIVGFPGETEEDYQQTRQLAETVGFDHGFIFRYSPRRDTPAATMGDQLPEDVKEARNQDLLSVINKSSREKLDAHVGQRVEILCEGPSKTNAERLTGRTRTNKVVVFEGAPRHIGQVFDVQIVSASTSTLYGDPALL, encoded by the coding sequence ATGCCAAACGTCTACATCAAAACCTACGGCTGCCAGATGAACGAGCGCGACTCCGACCATGTCGCCCGCTCCCTCGTCGCCCGGGGTTATCAGATGGTGAACGATGAGCAGGACGCCGACGTGATCCTGCTGAATACGTGCAGCGTTCGCGACATGGCCGAGCAAAAGGCCATTGGAAAAATGGGAATGCTGCAACGGTTGCGCGAAAAACGCCCGCATCTGGTCTTTGGTTATCTGGGATGCATGGCCCAAAGTCGTGGTGAGGAGTTGCTGAAAACCTCACCGAATGTGGACCTCGTCGCGGGAACGCAGAAATTTCACCGCGTGGCGGATTATGTGGACGAGTTGATCCGCCGCAAGATGGAGACACGCATGGACAATGAGCGCCTCGCTATCGTGGATGTTGAGGAAGAGGCGGGCTCGCAATCGCATATCCGAGAGCATCTCGATGCCGCCCAGCAGGCCACGGCGTTTGTCTCGATCATGCAAGGGTGCAACATGCATTGCGCGTTTTGCATCGTGCCGCAGACCCGGGGCGCCGAGCGCGGCCGGACCATCGAAGACATCGTGACCGAGGTACGCGGACTGGCTGCCCAAGGGGTTCGCGAAGTCACCCTTCTCGGCCAGATCGTCAATCTTTACGGTCGGCATGAATTTGAGAAACGCGACGGGATCAGCCCGTTCGTCCAGTTGATCGAGGCGGTCTGCGCGGTGGAGGAGATCGCCAGAGTGCGCTTCACCTCCCCTCACCCCATTGGGTTCCGGGAGGATCTGGTCAACGCCTTCAACCGTCTGCCCAAGCTCGTCGAGCACGTACATTTGCCCCTGCAGAGCGGATCCGACCGCATCCTGAAGGCCATGCGCCGCGGCTATACCGCCGAAAAATACCTCAAGCTGGTTGAGCGTCTGCGTGAAGCACGACCGGGAATCGCGATCACCACGGACATCATCGTCGGCTTTCCCGGCGAGACCGAGGAGGATTACCAGCAGACAAGGCAGCTGGCTGAGACCGTCGGGTTTGACCATGGGTTTATCTTTCGGTATTCGCCCCGGCGTGACACCCCGGCGGCAACCATGGGTGACCAGCTACCGGAAGACGTGAAGGAAGCCCGCAACCAGGACCTTCTTTCTGTCATCAACAAATCGTCCCGGGAAAAGCTGGATGCCCATGTCGGCCAGCGGGTGGAAATCCTCTGCGAAGGCCCGAGCAAGACCAACGCGGAACGCCTGACCGGCCGCACCCGTACGAACAAGGTGGTCGTCTTCGAGGGTGCTCCCCGGCACATCGGCCAGGTCTTCGACGTGCAGATCGTCTCCGCCTCGACATCCACCCTGTATGGCGATCCCGCCCTGCTGTAA
- a CDS encoding agmatine deiminase family protein: protein MSTSTPAKQGYAMPAEWQPHEATWISWPHPEGNSFPGAYAKVIPAFVKMAEALAHSEIVRINVKDAEQEKQVRGLLKGAPPERLEFFHIATNEPWCRDHGPIFVVKKDAPRLAAINFGFNAWGYKLSPFEEDDEAATHMGKKLGVPVFEYDDFILEGGSIEVNGKGTVLTTESCLLNPNRNSHLNRSEIETKLRECLGVSQVLWLGDGIEGDDTDGHVDDITRFVSEDTVVTVVEEDEDDPNFEPLRVNFERLQTMNLKDGSPLNVIKLPMPARIARDGQRLPASYANFYIANTSVLLPVYQDTNDAWAASVLKEVFPTREIVPIDCRELIWGLGAFHCLTQQQPAV, encoded by the coding sequence ATGTCCACGAGTACCCCCGCCAAACAGGGATACGCCATGCCCGCCGAATGGCAGCCGCACGAAGCCACCTGGATTTCGTGGCCGCATCCCGAAGGCAACAGTTTTCCCGGCGCCTACGCCAAGGTCATTCCCGCCTTTGTCAAGATGGCGGAAGCTCTCGCCCACTCCGAGATTGTCCGTATCAACGTCAAGGATGCGGAGCAGGAAAAACAGGTGCGCGGGCTGCTCAAGGGCGCCCCGCCGGAGCGCCTGGAGTTTTTCCATATCGCCACGAACGAGCCGTGGTGCCGCGATCATGGCCCGATCTTTGTGGTAAAGAAAGACGCGCCCAGGCTGGCTGCGATCAACTTCGGCTTCAACGCCTGGGGCTACAAGCTCTCGCCCTTCGAGGAGGACGATGAAGCCGCCACTCACATGGGGAAGAAGCTGGGCGTGCCGGTTTTCGAATATGATGATTTCATCCTCGAGGGCGGCTCCATCGAGGTGAATGGCAAGGGAACCGTGCTCACCACGGAATCCTGCCTGCTCAACCCGAACCGCAACTCGCATCTCAATCGCAGCGAGATCGAAACGAAACTCCGCGAATGCCTCGGCGTGTCTCAGGTGCTCTGGCTCGGTGATGGCATCGAGGGCGACGATACCGACGGGCATGTCGACGACATCACCCGGTTTGTCTCCGAGGATACGGTGGTGACTGTCGTGGAGGAGGATGAGGATGATCCGAACTTTGAACCGTTGCGTGTGAATTTTGAGCGCCTTCAGACGATGAATCTCAAGGACGGGAGTCCGCTCAATGTCATCAAACTCCCCATGCCAGCCCGCATCGCCCGCGACGGGCAGCGCCTGCCCGCGAGCTATGCGAATTTCTACATCGCCAACACCAGCGTGCTGCTGCCGGTCTATCAGGATACCAACGACGCCTGGGCGGCCTCGGTCTTGAAGGAGGTCTTTCCGACCAGGGAGATCGTTCCGATCGATTGCCGGGAGCTCATATGGGGGTTGGGAGCCTTCCATTGCCTCACCCAACAACAACCGGCAGTGTAG